The Episyrphus balteatus chromosome 4, idEpiBalt1.1, whole genome shotgun sequence genome includes a window with the following:
- the LOC129919032 gene encoding septin-interacting protein 1 has translation MSGNEYEAFEITDYDLSNEFNPNRPRRKLTKNQQIYGIWADSDSDADSDVELKGRRTGKTRSSGPVNFVQGGIQQSGSFKKNDSNNDDDNQITDEDDEGPSNRRAVQGKDPQESVSNSSSEEDTGQSTRVGFGMKQRQPASSSKPVGAWEQHTKGIGAKLLLQMGYKPGMGLGKDLQGIAQPVQATLRKGRGAIGAYGPETPQTIGDPGQSKQIDAGDEPREYKEKNDKWKRGDGEGKKDSRKNRYQYRSVEEVIEKGKKQSGILPDKLSKKLGNVPVIDMTGPEKRVLSGYHALGQTKMIDEDLYDHQPAKKAAGFALPELMHNLNLIVNLCEQDIIALDTGAREASDRYQSLEHEKKNLEKIVRLEEDHIGTLERAMTLVEELTAESGDLTLARAEKIFIELQRDFAAEYKEFALGDLAAGIIAPLVNNELKNWNPLEDPMKFIDTIKKWRTILDMHPSGQRNNVFDPYSSLVWAGVIPSFRASVNQWNPKEHQKMAALLDSWAPLFPTWVLDNVLEQLILPQLVAGVNEWDPLTDTIPIHSWILPWNSILGHKMEEHIFPTIRDKLAFALQAWIPQDRSARAMITPWKGAFEEGEMQAFLVKHIIPKLQMSLNDLVINPLQQDLELWNQVWEWNELIPPLLMGQMLDKFFFPKWMQVLVLWLNQSPDFDQISRWYTGWKSVLGEELLKLPMIKEHLRRALEMMHRATETMATPQPVPTPVAPPQSTTSSSSSSATASSASNINPPALMDLQITPPVQMEFKELVSQKCAERGVIFAPMPGRREFGKQVYRVGKLFCYIDRNVVMLSDGSLKNWTPTSLGLTIERALSG, from the exons atgtctgGTAACGAGTATGAAGCTTTTGAAATAACCGACTATGATTTATCAAATGAATTCAATCCAAATCGACCGCGAAGAAAGCTgacaaaaaatcaacaaatttaTG GAATATGGGCGGATAGTGACAGTGATGCCGATAGCGATGTTGAATTGAAAGGACGACGCACTGGAAAAACTCGCTCCTCTGGTCCCGTCAATTTTGTCCAAGGCGGCATCCAACAATCCGGCAGTTTCAAGAAAAACGACTCAAACAATGATGACGACAATCAAATCACCGACGAAG ATGATGAAGGCCCATCAAACCGTCGAGCAGTTCAGGGCAAAGATCCCCAAGAAAGTGTATCGAATTCATCTTCCGAAGAAGACACAGGTCAATCAACACGCGTGGGTTTCGGAATGAAACAGCGACAACCGGCTTCGAGTTCGAAGCCTGTTGGAGCATGGGAACAGCACACAAAAGGAATCGGAGCTAAATTGTTGCTTCAAATGGGTTACAAACCGGGAATGGGTTTGGGCAAGGATCTGCAGGGTATCGCCCAACCTGTTCAAGCGACTCTGCGCAAAGGACGTGGAGCTATCGGCGCCTATGGCCCCGAAACTCCACAAACTATCGGCGATCCTGGACAAAGCAAACAAATCGATGCTGGGGACGAACCCAGGGAATATAAAGAAAAGAACGACAAGTGGAAGCGAGGTGATGGCGAGGGCAAGAAGGATTCGCGGAAGAATCGCTACCAATACCGCAGCGTCGAGGAAGTCATCGAGAAGGGGAAGAAACAATCGGGCATTCTGCCGGACAAGCTGAGTAAGAAACTCGGCAATGTTCCAGTTATTGACATGACAGGTCCAGAGAAACGAGTCCTAAGTGGCTACCATGCTTTGGGACAGACCAAGATGATCGATGAGGATCTCTACGATCATCAACCCGCGAAGAAGGCAGCCGGATTCGCCCTGCCCGAGTTGATGCACAATCTCAATTTGATTGTGAATCTCTGCGAACAGGATATTATTGCATTGGACACAGGAGCTAGGGAAGCCAGTGATAGATATCAATCACTCGAGCATGAGAAgaaaaatttggagaaaataGTTCGCTTGGAGGAGGATCATATAGGAACTCTGGAAAGAGCCATGACTTTGGTGGAAGAACTGACCGCAGAGTCAGGAGATTTGACTCTTGCTAGAGCAGAGAAGATCTTCATCGAACTGCAACGGGATTTCGCTGCTGAATACAAGGAATTTGCATTGGGAGATCTGGCAGCTGGCATAATTGCTCCATTGGTCAATAATGAACTAAAGAATTGGAATCCTCTTGAGGATCCGATGAAATTCATTGACACCATCAAGAAATGGCGGACTATTCTTGACATGCATCCGTCAGGACAGAGGAATAATGTTTTCGATCCCTACTCTTCTTTAGTCTGGGCTGGAGTTATTCCAAGTTTCCGAGCATCGGTGAATCAGTGGAATCCCAAAGAGCACCAAAAAATGGCAGCTCTGCTTGACTCTTGGGCACCTCTATTTCCAACTTGGGTGTTGGACAATGTCCTTGAGCAGTTGATTTTGCCGCAATTAGTTGCTGGTGTCAATGAATGGGATCCATTGACAGATACAATTCCAATTCACAGTTGGATTCTTCCCTGGAACTCGATTTTGGGACATAAAATGGAGGAGCACATATTCCCCACTATTCGAGACAAGTTGGCATTTGCTTTGCAGGCTTGGATTCCACAAGATAGATCGGCTCGTGCTATGATCACACCTTGGAAGGGTGCTTTTGAAGAAGGCGAGATGCAGGCGTTTTTGGTGAAGCATATTATTCCGAAGCTGCAGATGTCTCTGAATGATTTGGTTATAAATCCATTGCAACAGGATTTGG aaCTGTGGAATCAAGTTTGGGAATGGAATGAACTAATACCACCTCTTTTAATGGGACAGATGTTGGATAAATTCTTCTTCCCCAAATGGATGCAAGTTCTTGTACTTTGGCTCAATCAATCACCAGATTTTGATCAAATCTCTCGATGGTACACTGGGTGGAAGTCAGTTCTGGGTGAAGAGTTGTTAAAATTGCCAATGATCAAGGAACATTTGCGACGTGCATTGGAAATGATGCACAGAGCCACAGAAACAATGGCCACACCACAGCCAGTGCCAACTCCAGTGGCACCACCACAATCAACGACTTCATCTTCATCATCGTCGGCAACAGCAAGTTCTGCTTCAAATATCAATCCACCGGCATTGATGGATCTTCAGATAACGCCTCCTGTACAAATGGAATTCAAGGAATTAGTTTCACAGAAATGTGCGGAACGCGGGGTGATTTTTGCTCCAATGCCAGGGCGAAGGGAATTTGGCAAACAG GTTTATCGTGTTGGAAAATTGTTTTGCTATATTGATCGGAATGTGGTTATGTTGAGTGACGgaagtttaaaaaattggacTCCAACATCCCTAGGCCTGACAATAGAAAGAGCTTTATCTGGATAA
- the LOC129917679 gene encoding beta-1,4-glucuronyltransferase 1-like, with translation MRKSSNNLKSILAIILFLSLFGVLVLNSGNNSEQNNNNNNYVIDVTEDVYFNEMSNKSKKLKLILRCIDRPFKLEKIQDGSFWILKNYIRADHAELNCAESITYTTHGDLTFLDNLKTLMPRWSAPVSFALYAPGTDFNKTLESIQYVRNCLKESDLIQYYVTFHIYFPKEHMPKIVPLTETDALNWPYDCNLPPPYENINRTTMYKQSHNLSYPINVGRNIARKASLTHFILASDIELYPNPGFVDSFLEMVVRNSSVLSGDKPRVFPLATFEIDKRAIMPETKTQLQELLRNKTAIPFHKKVCSTCHNIPNMTDWMSASETDQLNVFIVGQRRSKQVIWEPFYVSDNYEPFFDERVTWEGQKNKRIQGYAMCLLDYEYHVLNNAFLIHSPGIKVFKRDLVREKHVAVMNALIRKEIIPQYKILYGNRKGCNP, from the exons ATGCGAAAAAGtagtaataatttaaaaagtattttagcGATAATATTGTTCCTCTCATTGTTTGGTGTTTTAGTATTAAATTCGGGAAATAACAgcgaacaaaataataataataataattatgtgATCGATGTGACAGAGGAtgtatattttaatgaaatgtcaaacaaatctaagaaacttaaattaattttaagatgCATTGATAGGCCatttaaattggaaaaaattcaagatGGATCTTTTTGGATTCTCAAGAATTATATTCGAGCTGATCATGCTGAATTGAATTGTGCCGAAAGTATTACCTATACAACACATGGTGATTTAACGTTTTTGGATAATTTAAAAACGTTGATGCCAAG ATGGAGTGCCCCAGTGAGTTTCGCACTTTACGCACCAGGAACCGATTTCAATAAAACACTCGAATCTATACAATATGTTCGGAATTGCTTGAAAGAAAGTGACCTCATACAATACTATGTGACATTTCATATATATTTCCCCAAAGAACACATGCCAAAAATTGTCCCTTTGACTGAAACAGATGCTTTAAACTGGCCATACGATTGTAATTTGCCACCACCCTATGAGAATATAAACCGAACTACCATGTACAAACAAAGTCATAATCTTTCCTATCCAATCAATGTGGGTAGAAATATCGCCCGCAAAGCTTCTCTAACACACTTTATATTGGCAAGTGATATTGAGCTTTATCCAAACCCTGGATTTGTAGATTCATTTCTGGAAATGGTTGTGAGGAATTCAAGCGTACTATCTGGTGACAAACCAAG gGTTTTTCCCTTAGCAACTTTTGAAATTGATAAGAGAGCAATAATGCCTGAAACCAAGACGCAGCTTCAAGAGTTATTACGCAATAAAACCGCTATTCCATTTCATAAGAAAGTTTGCAGTACGTGTCATAATATTCCAAATATGACTGATTGGATGTCAGCCAGTGAAACAGATcagttgaatgttttcataGTCGGACAAAGAAGATCAAAGCAAGTTATTTGGGAGCCATTTTACGTGAGCGATAATTACGAGCCGTTCTTTGACGAACGAGTCACATGGGAAGGCCAAAAGAATAAAAGGATACAG GGATATGCAATGTGTTTACTGGACTATGAGTATCATGTGCTAAATAATGCTTTTCTAATACATAGCCCGGGCATTAAAGTATTCAAACGGGATTTGGTTCGAGAAAAGCATGTTGCTGTAATGAATGCTCtaataagaaaagaaattatACCTCAATACAAAATATTGTATGGAAATCGTAAGGGTTGTAATCCATAA